A genomic stretch from Shewanella sediminis HAW-EB3 includes:
- a CDS encoding PspC domain-containing protein, with product MSSFSSMDKLISRLTQPKSLVCGVAAMTADKFNWSCLWTRVVWAALVLMNPAMGLLIYFVLALVLPKWERNF from the coding sequence ATGAGTAGTTTTAGTTCAATGGATAAGTTGATATCACGTTTAACGCAGCCAAAAAGTTTAGTGTGTGGCGTGGCGGCCATGACGGCGGATAAGTTTAATTGGTCATGTTTATGGACGCGAGTGGTTTGGGCCGCACTGGTATTGATGAACCCGGCTATGGGATTGCTTATCTATTTTGTTCTCGCATTAGTTTTACCTAAGTGGGAAAGAAATTTTTGA
- a CDS encoding copper chaperone PCu(A)C, with translation MEFNTLKRIFKQAFNFLMLSCASFATFANVALVEGHVRAMPASVPNTAAYFTLENHGPQRQLVAVKADFVKEAQLHTIIEEDGMVKMRQVESFNIPQHGTLALMESGEHVMLLGLKQPLVSGTSVDLTLKFDDGSELPITLMVSKQDMAKMKGHAHHH, from the coding sequence ATGGAGTTTAATACATTGAAACGAATATTCAAACAAGCGTTTAATTTCTTGATGTTGTCCTGTGCATCGTTTGCGACTTTTGCCAATGTGGCATTGGTTGAGGGGCACGTGAGGGCTATGCCTGCCAGTGTGCCCAATACGGCGGCTTATTTTACTCTTGAAAACCATGGCCCGCAGCGTCAACTCGTGGCTGTAAAAGCCGATTTTGTAAAAGAGGCACAGCTTCACACCATTATTGAAGAAGATGGCATGGTAAAAATGCGTCAAGTCGAAAGCTTTAACATTCCGCAGCACGGCACGCTGGCTCTGATGGAGTCGGGAGAACACGTAATGTTATTGGGGTTGAAGCAACCACTGGTCTCGGGGACATCGGTCGACTTAACCCTTAAATTTGATGATGGCAGTGAACTACCGATCACCTTGATGGTGAGCAAGCAAGATATGGCAAAAATGAAAGGCCACGCACACCACCATTGA
- a CDS encoding S46 family peptidase, producing the protein MRNALISAVVLSSGVVLASIDAHADEGQWQPYQMPSIAEKLSERGIEIPAKQLADLTQYPMNAVVGLGYCTASFVSPQGLVVTNHHCAYRAIQYNSKKEHNYIADGFLAKSKDAEPSAGPNERLYITEAVTDVSKAVTDNLSQDPLVRYEEIQSNRKSLIKECESDKNYRCSVRSFHNGLEYYLIKQLIIRDVRLVYAPPKSVGSFGGDVDNYEYPRHSGDFTFLRAYVGKDGQPAAFAEDNIPFTPKSYLKINADGVNAGDGVFVAGYPGSTSRYRLTSELQFASDWLYPTLASRYQLRIDTIKAMGNADGEVAIKYAGTLASMANRMKKYNGLLDGFRATDITGIKQNREDNFLKWLTADKTYQSYQAQFDQLESLLDKKRTGMQSRHYFENAQSSALLAAANKLYRLSKEKAKPDSEREEGYQERDMKMFKARLKRIDSSFDISVDKTLWLQDLNAYMGQDNRVNAFDAMLNFDDKTVTLSDKLDGLYSLTSLTDQDKRLAWMQADAKTFETSADPFIRLAVALYDSNMAQEKEKKTLLGELSQARPGYMKAIIAYNKANGWPVYPDANGTLRITYGMVDGYQSRDALYKQPFTRLEGIAAKHTGVEPFNAPKKVLDAIAAQRYGTHKVDSVIKDPSSWICRLFSCLDKPEAFNSVPVNFLSSVDTTGGNSGSPVFNGKGELVGLNFDSTYEAITKDWFFNPTITRAVHVDFRYILWMMDEVDHADNLIAELELVRN; encoded by the coding sequence ATGCGCAATGCATTGATCTCAGCAGTCGTGCTGTCATCTGGTGTCGTATTGGCATCAATCGACGCACATGCAGATGAGGGCCAGTGGCAACCTTATCAAATGCCCTCTATCGCAGAAAAACTTAGCGAGAGAGGCATTGAGATACCAGCAAAACAACTTGCCGATCTCACGCAGTATCCAATGAATGCGGTTGTAGGGCTGGGGTATTGTACCGCCAGTTTCGTGTCACCCCAAGGCTTAGTTGTCACAAACCACCACTGCGCTTACCGTGCTATTCAATATAACAGTAAAAAAGAGCACAATTATATTGCCGATGGCTTCCTGGCAAAATCTAAAGATGCAGAACCATCGGCGGGTCCTAACGAGCGACTCTATATTACCGAAGCGGTTACCGATGTATCTAAAGCAGTAACAGACAACTTAAGCCAAGACCCTTTGGTGCGCTATGAAGAGATCCAATCTAATAGAAAATCTCTTATCAAAGAGTGTGAAAGCGATAAAAACTACCGCTGTTCGGTGCGCAGCTTTCATAATGGACTCGAATACTATCTCATTAAGCAGCTGATTATCCGTGATGTTCGTTTAGTCTATGCGCCACCTAAGAGTGTCGGATCATTTGGCGGCGACGTAGATAACTATGAGTACCCTCGTCATTCGGGTGATTTTACCTTCCTGCGAGCCTATGTAGGCAAAGATGGACAGCCAGCCGCTTTCGCTGAAGATAATATTCCATTCACACCTAAAAGCTACCTTAAAATTAACGCCGATGGTGTAAATGCCGGTGATGGTGTCTTTGTTGCTGGCTACCCGGGATCGACCAGCCGTTACCGCTTAACCAGTGAACTGCAATTTGCGAGTGACTGGCTATATCCAACCCTCGCCTCACGCTATCAACTGCGTATCGACACAATCAAGGCCATGGGTAATGCCGACGGTGAAGTTGCGATCAAGTATGCGGGTACCTTGGCTTCCATGGCTAACCGCATGAAGAAGTACAACGGACTCCTCGATGGATTCAGAGCCACCGATATTACCGGCATTAAGCAGAACCGCGAAGATAATTTCCTCAAGTGGCTTACGGCCGATAAGACCTACCAGTCATATCAAGCCCAGTTCGACCAGCTTGAATCCTTGTTAGATAAAAAGCGCACTGGCATGCAGAGCCGTCATTACTTTGAAAATGCGCAGTCCAGTGCCCTGCTCGCCGCGGCAAATAAACTCTATCGTCTGTCAAAAGAGAAAGCTAAGCCGGATAGCGAGCGTGAAGAGGGATATCAAGAGCGAGACATGAAGATGTTTAAGGCGCGTCTTAAACGTATCGATTCCAGCTTCGATATCTCGGTCGACAAGACCCTATGGCTACAAGACTTAAATGCCTATATGGGGCAAGACAACCGTGTTAACGCTTTCGATGCCATGCTCAACTTTGATGACAAAACGGTCACCTTGTCGGATAAACTCGATGGACTCTACTCCCTTACCTCCTTGACGGACCAAGACAAACGTCTTGCCTGGATGCAAGCGGATGCTAAAACATTCGAAACCAGTGCCGATCCATTCATTCGCCTGGCCGTGGCGCTTTATGATAGCAACATGGCACAAGAGAAAGAGAAGAAGACGCTTCTTGGAGAACTTTCTCAAGCCAGACCCGGCTATATGAAAGCAATTATCGCGTACAACAAAGCCAACGGCTGGCCTGTATACCCGGATGCAAACGGTACACTGCGTATCACCTATGGCATGGTAGATGGCTATCAATCACGAGATGCACTGTACAAACAGCCTTTCACACGCCTTGAAGGGATCGCCGCTAAACACACAGGTGTCGAACCTTTTAACGCGCCGAAGAAAGTGCTAGATGCGATTGCAGCGCAGCGTTATGGTACTCATAAGGTGGACTCTGTAATTAAAGACCCGAGCTCTTGGATATGCCGACTATTTTCTTGCTTAGATAAGCCTGAAGCGTTCAACTCTGTCCCGGTTAACTTCCTCTCCAGTGTCGATACCACAGGTGGAAACTCGGGCTCGCCAGTATTTAACGGCAAAGGTGAGTTAGTCGGACTGAACTTCGACTCAACGTATGAAGCTATCACTAAAGATTGGTTCTTTAACCCAACCATTACTCGAGCCGTTCATGTCGATTTCCGCTACATCCTATGGATGATGGATGAAGTTGACCATGCCGATAATTTGATAGCAGAGTTGGAATTAGTCCGTAATTAA
- the dnaB gene encoding replicative DNA helicase encodes MSQQGAFKAKKKPRDIQMDALKLPPHSLEAEQSVLGGLMLDSDAWDRVAEAVVAEDFYSRSHRMIFQAMGSLTSAGHPIDLITVSEQLEVEDQLEEAGGFAYLGEIAKNTPSAGNILSYAEIVRERAVVREMIKVANEIADAGFNPEGRNSGDLLDLAETKVFKIAESRANANEGPEGIKAILEKTVDKIEDLYNNPTGGVTGVSSGFGDLDKMTAGFQSGDLIIVAARPSMGKTTFAMNLCEQAALNEDKPVLIFSLEMPSEQIMMRMLASLGRVDQTKIRTGQLDDDDWARVSSTMGIMLEQGKMYIDDGSGLTPTDVRSRARRIAREYGGLSMIMIDYLQLMQVPALKDNRTLEISEISRSLKALAKELEIPVVALSQLNRSLEQRADKRPVNSDLRESGAIEQDADLIMFIYRDEVYNDDSENKGTAEIIIGKQRNGPIGRVRLTFQGQFSRFDNYAGPQFEED; translated from the coding sequence ATGTCACAACAAGGTGCCTTCAAGGCCAAAAAGAAGCCGAGAGATATCCAGATGGATGCACTCAAGCTACCGCCGCATTCTTTAGAAGCGGAGCAGTCAGTACTGGGCGGCTTGATGTTGGATTCAGATGCATGGGATAGAGTGGCTGAAGCGGTTGTGGCTGAAGACTTCTACTCTCGATCTCATCGTATGATATTCCAAGCGATGGGGAGCTTAACCAGCGCCGGTCATCCGATCGATCTGATCACGGTTTCCGAGCAGTTAGAGGTCGAAGACCAACTGGAGGAAGCCGGAGGGTTTGCCTACTTAGGCGAGATAGCGAAGAATACGCCCAGTGCGGGTAATATTTTATCTTATGCTGAAATTGTTCGTGAACGCGCCGTCGTGCGTGAAATGATCAAGGTGGCCAATGAGATTGCCGATGCCGGTTTTAATCCTGAAGGTCGCAACTCCGGTGACCTGTTAGACTTAGCTGAAACCAAAGTCTTTAAGATTGCCGAGTCGCGTGCTAACGCCAACGAAGGTCCCGAAGGGATCAAGGCCATTCTTGAAAAGACAGTCGATAAGATTGAAGATCTTTATAACAATCCAACCGGTGGTGTAACCGGGGTATCGAGTGGGTTTGGCGATCTGGATAAGATGACGGCGGGTTTCCAGTCCGGTGATTTGATCATCGTTGCGGCGCGTCCGTCTATGGGTAAAACGACCTTTGCGATGAACTTGTGTGAACAAGCGGCGCTCAATGAAGATAAACCTGTACTTATTTTTAGTCTTGAGATGCCTTCAGAACAGATCATGATGCGTATGCTCGCCTCACTGGGGCGGGTCGATCAAACCAAAATTCGTACCGGTCAACTCGATGATGACGATTGGGCGCGGGTTTCCTCGACCATGGGGATCATGCTCGAGCAAGGTAAGATGTATATCGATGATGGCTCTGGTTTAACGCCGACCGATGTTCGAAGCCGAGCGCGCCGTATTGCACGTGAATATGGGGGCTTGTCGATGATCATGATCGATTACCTTCAGTTGATGCAGGTTCCGGCGCTCAAAGATAACCGTACCCTGGAGATCTCAGAGATCTCCCGCTCACTGAAGGCGCTGGCAAAAGAGCTTGAGATCCCGGTTGTTGCACTTTCTCAGCTTAACCGTTCATTGGAGCAACGTGCCGATAAACGCCCGGTAAACTCAGATCTTCGTGAATCCGGAGCGATTGAGCAAGATGCGGATCTCATCATGTTTATTTACCGTGATGAGGTGTATAACGATGACTCAGAAAATAAGGGTACGGCAGAGATCATCATTGGTAAGCAACGTAACGGTCCTATCGGACGGGTACGTTTAACCTTCCAGGGACAGTTCTCTCGTTTTGATAACTACGCCGGCCCACAGTTCGAGGAAGACTAA
- a CDS encoding DUF2333 family protein → MQMTWKKGALIAALIIFIGYIVSVWWSVAPDVLSHQELKSEVSSEVVGYATTTSLILTMEKLLDKSGGWLSNDVMPPSVFMDNMPAFEFGALEQARDLALIMRKEFSRSQSQSAADKDLLAAHSKLNIEHTSWLVPSAEGEYRDAIKLLKVYRAKISDPANQDAQFYARADNLNEWLKEVQKRLGSMSQRLSASVGQERLNTDLAGDSEASQSTPNNASKQIKTSWWKIDDVFYETRGATWALLNFMKAIEVDFADVLKKKNAEVSLQQIIRELEETQQSVWSPMILNGSGFGVVANHSLVMANYISRANAAVIDLTNLLTKG, encoded by the coding sequence ATGCAAATGACATGGAAAAAAGGCGCCTTAATCGCGGCCTTGATAATTTTTATTGGTTATATCGTCAGCGTTTGGTGGAGTGTTGCACCTGATGTATTGAGTCACCAAGAGTTGAAGTCAGAAGTTAGCAGTGAGGTCGTTGGCTATGCGACAACCACCTCATTGATACTTACCATGGAGAAGCTACTCGATAAGAGTGGTGGTTGGTTATCCAATGACGTAATGCCTCCATCTGTATTTATGGACAATATGCCGGCATTTGAATTTGGTGCACTCGAACAAGCCCGAGATCTGGCGCTTATTATGAGAAAAGAGTTCAGTCGCTCTCAATCTCAATCCGCTGCCGATAAAGATCTGTTAGCTGCGCACTCTAAACTTAATATTGAACACACCAGCTGGCTGGTTCCGAGTGCGGAAGGTGAATACAGAGATGCGATTAAACTATTAAAAGTGTATCGGGCTAAAATATCTGATCCAGCCAATCAGGACGCCCAGTTTTATGCTCGAGCCGATAACCTTAATGAATGGCTGAAAGAGGTTCAAAAGCGCCTCGGCAGCATGTCGCAACGCCTGTCTGCAAGCGTGGGACAGGAACGGTTGAATACCGACCTCGCCGGAGATAGCGAAGCAAGCCAATCGACACCTAACAATGCGAGTAAGCAGATAAAGACGAGTTGGTGGAAAATTGACGATGTATTTTATGAAACACGTGGCGCGACATGGGCGCTACTGAATTTTATGAAGGCGATTGAAGTTGATTTTGCCGATGTTTTGAAAAAGAAGAATGCTGAAGTCAGTTTGCAACAAATTATTCGTGAACTGGAAGAGACACAACAATCAGTCTGGAGCCCCATGATCTTAAATGGTTCGGGTTTCGGCGTTGTCGCTAATCACTCTTTGGTGATGGCTAACTATATTTCCCGCGCTAATGCGGCTGTTATCGATCTAACTAACTTATTAACTAAAGGTTAA
- a CDS encoding TIGR04219 family outer membrane beta-barrel protein: MKKTLLACALLGSLAATSVQAASLVGFKVGGDYWKADTSGTFAENGQPQQDFNYSSDSQGSVWVAVEHGIPLIPNFKIRENSLDSGGNASLATGTTMNFGGKEFTGDISSNTDLSNTDFVLYYELLDNDMVALDLGAAYKKMHGSFRVNQLDTNGVSRQNSEKELDSGIVMAYADAQVGVPGLGLYGFAEVMVGIDESSVYDYSVGLGWQFDGTALDTKVRVGYRDFSFDVNDFDGVSTNSQFKGYFAGVELVF, encoded by the coding sequence ATGAAAAAAACATTACTTGCATGTGCCCTGCTTGGTTCACTGGCTGCTACCTCTGTTCAGGCTGCTTCACTGGTAGGATTTAAAGTCGGTGGTGATTACTGGAAGGCGGATACAAGTGGAACTTTTGCTGAAAATGGTCAACCGCAGCAAGACTTTAACTATAGTTCTGACTCTCAGGGCAGTGTTTGGGTGGCTGTTGAGCACGGGATCCCACTTATTCCTAACTTCAAGATCCGTGAAAATAGTTTGGATTCGGGTGGTAATGCAAGTCTTGCAACGGGGACTACGATGAACTTCGGCGGTAAAGAGTTTACCGGTGATATTTCATCGAATACCGATCTCAGTAATACTGATTTCGTCCTCTATTATGAGTTGTTAGATAACGATATGGTGGCATTAGATTTAGGTGCCGCATATAAGAAGATGCATGGTTCGTTCCGTGTGAATCAATTAGATACTAATGGTGTGTCTCGTCAAAACTCAGAGAAAGAGCTCGATAGCGGTATTGTGATGGCCTATGCCGATGCACAGGTTGGCGTTCCGGGTCTGGGTCTTTACGGTTTTGCCGAAGTGATGGTCGGTATCGATGAGTCCAGCGTCTATGATTACTCTGTAGGTTTAGGGTGGCAGTTTGATGGTACTGCGTTAGATACTAAGGTGCGCGTGGGTTACCGTGACTTTAGCTTCGATGTAAATGACTTCGATGGTGTGAGTACAAACTCACAGTTTAAGGGTTACTTCGCCGGTGTCGAACTGGTGTTCTAA
- the priB gene encoding primosomal replication protein N, producing the protein MATNHLVLSGTITRSRSFKSPAGIAHSVIMLEHKSQCFEAEMLRNVYCQMQVIFSGERFESVTEQLKSGVDIEVQGFIALQQSRNGQNRLVLHAENVELKT; encoded by the coding sequence GTGGCCACAAACCATTTGGTGTTATCGGGAACGATTACTCGTTCCAGAAGCTTTAAAAGCCCGGCAGGAATTGCACATAGTGTGATTATGTTGGAACACAAGTCTCAGTGTTTTGAAGCAGAAATGCTTAGAAACGTATACTGTCAGATGCAAGTGATATTTAGTGGCGAACGCTTTGAAAGCGTTACAGAACAACTGAAATCCGGTGTGGATATCGAGGTTCAGGGATTTATTGCTCTTCAACAGAGCAGAAATGGTCAGAATCGTTTGGTATTACACGCTGAAAATGTCGAATTGAAAACTTAG
- the rplI gene encoding 50S ribosomal protein L9: MNVILLDKIANLGNLGDQVAVKAGYARNFLLPQGKAVVANTANTEVFEARRAELEAKLVADLTAANERAEKINALESIVIASKAGDEGKLFGSIGNRDIADAVTAAGVELAKSEVRLPLGALRTTGEFEVEVQVHTEVKAIVKLSVVAED; the protein is encoded by the coding sequence ATGAACGTTATTTTACTTGATAAAATTGCTAACCTAGGAAATCTAGGTGACCAAGTTGCAGTTAAAGCTGGTTACGCACGTAACTTCCTTCTGCCACAAGGTAAAGCTGTTGTTGCTAACACTGCTAACACTGAAGTCTTTGAAGCACGTCGTGCTGAATTAGAAGCTAAGTTAGTTGCTGACCTGACTGCTGCTAACGAGCGCGCTGAGAAAATCAACGCACTTGAATCTATCGTTATCGCTTCTAAAGCTGGTGACGAAGGTAAGCTGTTCGGTTCAATTGGTAACCGTGACATCGCTGATGCAGTTACAGCTGCTGGTGTTGAACTTGCTAAGAGCGAAGTTCGTCTTCCACTAGGTGCTTTACGTACTACTGGTGAATTCGAAGTTGAAGTTCAGGTTCACACTGAAGTTAAAGCTATTGTTAAGCTTTCTGTTGTTGCAGAAGACTAA
- a CDS encoding chemotaxis protein CheX encodes MNVNFINPFLESLLNVISTMANMQLTPGKPKIKTDNLAKGDVSGLIGMVGPQTKGSLSITFEQGLILEIMQNMLGENPGEINDEITDLVGEITNMVTGGAKNILGDKGYEFEMATPVVVSGLGHRISHKANGKKIIMPFASPHGTAYIEICFET; translated from the coding sequence ATGAATGTAAATTTCATTAACCCTTTTCTTGAATCACTGCTCAATGTCATCTCGACGATGGCAAATATGCAACTCACGCCCGGAAAGCCAAAAATAAAAACTGACAACCTGGCTAAAGGCGATGTATCAGGCCTGATAGGCATGGTCGGTCCTCAAACGAAGGGCTCACTCTCCATCACTTTCGAACAGGGACTCATCCTGGAAATAATGCAAAACATGTTGGGAGAAAACCCGGGAGAGATCAACGATGAGATAACCGATCTGGTCGGTGAGATCACCAATATGGTCACAGGTGGTGCAAAAAATATCCTCGGTGATAAAGGCTATGAGTTTGAGATGGCCACGCCGGTTGTCGTTTCAGGTTTAGGACATCGAATATCCCACAAGGCCAACGGGAAAAAAATTATCATGCCCTTCGCCAGCCCACATGGAACCGCCTATATTGAGATTTGTTTCGAAACTTAA
- a CDS encoding enoyl-CoA hydratase, with protein MSTIQVQDEQGVRIITINRPDKRNALSLDMYTSLTEYLIQGESDNAIHAFLIKGQPDCFTSGNDVADFLKNSNLDAKHPAFRFLFNLLDLKKPLVAAVTGPAVGIGTTVLLHCDLVYADPSAKFQLPFVNLALVPEAGASLLLPQLVGPQKAAELLLLGESFDANTANALNIVNEVVSAGEVFEYALARAVKLANQPPQALQATRELLRPHKDLVRKQMERELEQFAVRLKSDEAKNRFKAFLNKE; from the coding sequence ATGAGTACAATTCAGGTTCAGGATGAGCAAGGCGTCAGAATCATTACTATCAATAGACCAGATAAGCGCAATGCGCTCAGCCTCGATATGTATACTAGCCTCACAGAATACCTTATCCAAGGTGAGTCAGACAACGCTATTCACGCCTTTTTAATCAAAGGACAGCCAGACTGTTTTACCTCAGGCAACGATGTAGCAGACTTTTTAAAAAATAGTAACTTAGACGCAAAACACCCCGCATTTCGTTTCCTGTTCAACCTATTGGATCTCAAGAAGCCATTAGTTGCCGCAGTGACGGGCCCTGCAGTAGGTATTGGAACCACCGTACTGCTACATTGTGATCTCGTCTATGCAGACCCAAGTGCAAAGTTTCAGCTACCCTTTGTTAACCTCGCCCTGGTTCCTGAAGCTGGTGCAAGCTTATTACTGCCACAACTCGTTGGGCCACAGAAAGCCGCAGAGCTATTGTTACTGGGTGAAAGTTTCGATGCCAATACCGCCAATGCTCTTAACATAGTCAATGAAGTTGTTTCAGCTGGCGAGGTATTCGAATATGCACTGGCTAGGGCTGTCAAACTTGCCAATCAACCACCTCAAGCGCTACAAGCTACCCGTGAACTTTTACGTCCCCATAAAGATCTGGTACGAAAACAGATGGAGCGGGAACTGGAGCAGTTTGCAGTAAGGTTGAAAAGTGATGAAGCTAAAAACCGCTTTAAGGCTTTTCTAAATAAAGAGTAA
- the dusA gene encoding tRNA dihydrouridine(20/20a) synthase DusA, whose protein sequence is MSSTLTSTINRTFSIAPMLDWTDRHYRYMARLMSAELLLYTEMVTTGAIIHGKGDYLAYNSEEHALALQLGGSNAHDLAICAKLAADRGYDEINLNVGCPSDRVQNGRFGACLMAEPKLVAECVTAMREVVDIPVTVKTRIGIDEQDSYPFLTEFVETVRDAGCDTFIVHARKAWLKGLSPKENREIPPLDYDRVYQLKQDYPELSISINGGVKSLDECRTHLTKLDGVMVGREAYQNPYMLAEVDQQLCGSDRPVLSRDAVLEKFIPYIEKHLQSGGRLNHISRHMTGLFQGEPGSRVWRRYISENAHKPGAGIEVIEQARKNMSI, encoded by the coding sequence ATGTCATCTACTCTGACCTCAACGATCAACCGAACCTTCTCTATCGCTCCAATGCTGGATTGGACCGATCGCCACTATCGTTATATGGCGCGCCTGATGTCAGCTGAGTTATTGCTGTATACGGAGATGGTCACGACGGGGGCCATTATCCATGGTAAAGGCGATTACCTTGCTTACAATAGCGAAGAGCACGCATTGGCGCTTCAGCTTGGTGGTTCCAATGCCCATGACCTGGCAATTTGCGCTAAGCTCGCGGCAGATAGAGGCTATGATGAGATTAATCTAAATGTAGGTTGTCCTTCAGACAGGGTTCAAAATGGTCGTTTTGGGGCCTGTCTTATGGCCGAGCCTAAGCTTGTTGCCGAGTGTGTAACGGCGATGCGAGAGGTCGTAGATATTCCTGTGACGGTAAAGACACGTATCGGGATCGATGAGCAGGACAGTTACCCGTTTCTTACCGAGTTTGTAGAGACTGTTCGCGACGCGGGTTGCGATACGTTTATCGTGCATGCCAGAAAGGCGTGGTTGAAGGGGTTAAGCCCGAAAGAGAACAGGGAGATCCCTCCATTAGATTACGACCGCGTCTATCAACTTAAACAAGATTATCCGGAGTTGAGCATCTCAATCAATGGTGGTGTTAAGTCCCTCGATGAGTGCCGTACTCATTTGACTAAGCTCGATGGTGTGATGGTGGGGCGTGAAGCCTATCAAAACCCTTATATGTTAGCCGAAGTGGATCAACAACTCTGTGGTAGTGACAGACCCGTTTTGAGTCGAGATGCTGTTTTAGAGAAATTTATTCCTTATATAGAGAAACATCTCCAATCGGGTGGTCGTTTGAACCATATCAGTCGTCATATGACTGGCTTATTCCAGGGAGAGCCGGGTTCTCGTGTCTGGAGACGATATATTAGTGAAAATGCGCATAAACCTGGCGCCGGTATAGAAGTCATTGAACAAGCAAGAAAAAACATGAGTATCTAA
- the rpsR gene encoding 30S ribosomal protein S18 — protein MARYFRRRKFCRFTAEGVTEIDYKDIVTLKNYITESGKIVPSRITGTNAKYQRQLARAIKRARYLSLLPYTDLHQ, from the coding sequence ATGGCACGTTATTTCCGTCGTCGCAAGTTCTGCCGTTTCACTGCAGAAGGTGTTACAGAGATCGATTACAAAGATATCGTAACTTTGAAGAACTATATCACTGAAAGTGGTAAAATTGTTCCTAGTCGTATCACTGGTACAAATGCTAAATATCAACGTCAACTAGCTCGCGCTATCAAGCGTGCTCGTTATCTTTCTCTACTGCCGTACACTGATCTTCATCAGTAA
- the alr gene encoding alanine racemase — translation MKPFPRAEISSKALQNNLARLREIAPGSKVMAVVKANGYGHGLLNVAHCLDNADGFGLARPEEALALREGGVKSKLILLEGFFSQVDLTTLVEHDIDTVVHNEVQLELLESSILAKPATVWLKIDSGMHRLGFTPEQFAAVYARLEACPQVAKPINLMSHFACADEPDNPSTKVQINLFNDLIKDLPGQRSLANSAGTLYWPESQADWIRPGIALYGVSPVIGDLGGNHGLMPAMELVSQLIAVRDHKAGEPVGYGSSWYAKEDTKLGVVAIGYGDGYPRNAPEGTPVWVNGRRVPIVGRVSMDMLTVDLGINATDLIGDDAILWGKALPVEEVAEHIGTIAYELVTKLTPRVAVCLD, via the coding sequence TTGAAACCCTTTCCCCGTGCAGAGATCAGTAGTAAAGCACTGCAGAATAACTTAGCTCGTCTCCGTGAAATAGCTCCCGGGAGCAAAGTCATGGCGGTTGTAAAAGCCAACGGCTATGGTCACGGCTTGCTTAATGTTGCCCATTGTCTGGATAACGCCGATGGTTTCGGACTCGCTCGTCCGGAGGAGGCATTAGCACTGAGGGAAGGGGGGGTTAAATCAAAATTGATTTTGCTCGAAGGCTTCTTCAGTCAAGTCGATTTAACCACTCTGGTCGAACACGATATCGATACCGTTGTTCATAATGAAGTGCAGCTGGAATTGCTGGAAAGCTCGATACTGGCAAAACCTGCAACCGTATGGCTTAAAATTGACTCGGGTATGCATAGATTAGGTTTCACTCCTGAGCAGTTTGCTGCTGTTTATGCCCGGTTAGAGGCCTGTCCTCAAGTCGCTAAACCTATCAACCTGATGTCACATTTTGCTTGTGCCGATGAACCCGATAACCCATCGACAAAGGTTCAGATTAATCTCTTTAACGATCTTATAAAAGACTTGCCCGGTCAACGTAGTTTGGCAAACTCAGCCGGTACCCTGTATTGGCCTGAGAGTCAGGCAGATTGGATACGTCCCGGTATCGCGCTATACGGTGTATCGCCTGTGATTGGGGATCTGGGGGGCAATCATGGTTTGATGCCTGCCATGGAGTTAGTGTCGCAACTTATTGCCGTACGTGATCATAAGGCTGGTGAGCCTGTTGGTTATGGCAGTTCCTGGTATGCAAAAGAAGACACTAAGTTAGGCGTCGTGGCTATTGGTTACGGCGATGGATACCCACGTAATGCACCCGAAGGTACGCCAGTATGGGTCAACGGGAGACGGGTTCCTATCGTGGGTCGCGTCTCTATGGATATGCTGACCGTCGATTTAGGCATAAACGCGACAGACCTGATTGGCGATGATGCGATTTTATGGGGAAAAGCATTACCCGTTGAAGAGGTGGCAGAGCATATAGGCACAATCGCTTATGAGTTAGTGACTAAATTGACCCCTCGAGTTGCCGTGTGCTTGGACTAA